A segment of the Manihot esculenta cultivar AM560-2 chromosome 13, M.esculenta_v8, whole genome shotgun sequence genome:
GCTCTTCTTAGTGGAGATGGCATCCTCAGATGTTGCGCTCTGTTGTCGTGTTAAGGGAGTACGAGTACCTACCCGATCCAATTTGCTTTAGTCTTGGGCTTGGGACTGTTTGTATGGGTTGGTCTTTGATTTTTTTGTAGAACTCAAGGGCTCGAACCCATTTAAAGTTCTTAAATAATGAAACAAATATCGCGCTTACCATTGAGAAACCTAAATGGGCTTTTGCCCAATGCTCCAACCTTAATACTCAATTCCATATCTGGACCCGGCCGATTCATGGAGCATTTACATGGAACTAGGACCGGTATTGATACGGAACCGACCGGTTTGAATAGGACTAGTTTAATTTCCttttacaaaaattatattaatttatttgatttcttttttaactttttactaCATAAATAATGTTCTAAATGTAAATTTtatacatttatatttttacataggggtgagcattcggtcggtttgatttaaaaccgaaccgaactgaataaatcaaaaaccgaaattttagtatttataaaaatcgaatcgaactgattttggtcagaaaccgaatcgatccgaatcggtctgattcggttcgattctattcggtttgatcagtttcaatttttaataaattttttattttttatactttatttttaatattttaaattttaattaaaatattttaattttaatataatttaatttctctatattattgaaaataatatattattatcactaatcggttcggtttgattttttcgatttttttctaataaaaatcgaatcaaatcgaaataactgaaatttttaaaattaaaaactgaaccaaatcaaaataaataaaaaaacacattaaattttaaaattaatttaattcggtcaattttttcgatttaaacggAATACTCCTCAGCCTATTtttacatatataaaatatttatattattataattttaaaaaaataaattaaaaccaaACTGAAATCATGAAACCGATGAATGAACAGATCCAGCCTGAATCAGAATGTAACCTGGCTATCGATATCTAAAAAGATTTAACAATCTGTTCTCTAGAAATGGAATTGTCATCAAGCGATCCCCTTGATAAGGACCCTTGGATTGGGATGTAAGCTCAAGAACTCACCATGTTGGGCAGCCAGATTCTCGAATattgaagtaaaaaaaaaaaaaaaaacttataaataaaattatggatctttttcattaaaaaaaattactattaaaaattgatttagaGTGGTTGAATGTTAATTCCATTGACAATGCCCaatgtatttatatatataattaaaaaaaaagatttaaagaaaataattaataaaagatgGTAAGCGAAAGGAAAAGATTCCAGGCAAGGTGCTGAGATTTAGAGCGGTTGAATGTTAAAAAGGCAAAATCCAGGGATGGGTCACCATATCCTCTCAATTAGATTGGTATagttttgttattttattttattattaaattgacATGTTTGTGATTTTGTCTTGTTAAGTCTTTATTAATCCATtggataatttaaataaatctgttttataaatttatttatttattaggtgggtaattaatttaatctctcCCCCTTCCATCATTAGATTAGATGCTCTTCATCGTATTTATATAAAGtctattggaaaaaaaaaattcaaacattttatttttgaaatagggTTGGGTGAGTCGAATCTTAGATCTTTCAAGACTATAAGGATGCACattccaccaggctaagtctCAGAGTtcaaaaattcaaacttttatcGCTTTACTTTTCATATATGACATATGCTAACACTAAAATTTTaggtaataaaattaatttttttatatttattttaattttaattatttattacgtataattatttcttaataaatctattaaataaaaaaatttaaatatttacacataaaattttaaattttaaataataaaattaaaatctttcacttttatcacaattataattaaaataattaaattaataataaattataatataatctctaaaattttatttgactaataaactagtacttaaaatatatatttttatttcaataatattctttttttattaattccattatttacttttcattcttatttttatagtttaataaaaatttaaaatataaaaaagtataatataaagtatataatattttattttatttaatattgaaaTACAGTTTTTTATGGAATTAACCAATAATTTTACATACAtcacaattttttttgttatatggatgaacaaaataaaaatatttaatatctcaaataatttataataaatatagttaatatgtttaaacttttataaaaattataaagaaatgactttatatactaaaaaaattataatatttcattttatttaatataaaatataatattttatatattaaaaatatgtgtGTAATTTATAATGGTAAATATAaactttcaataaaataatttaatataatatttatatgtgatatttaatgtagtgaaaatttatttataataattatttatttaatattatatataataaatataaaataactgtaaatttaatataaaatttaaattaaaaaactctatatttattaacataaaaattttagagactatattataatttattattaacttttcaaattcaatttagttCTCTTAGTTATActaattttaatcttttaatttaaaaaaaatattaatttaatttaaaattttaaaaaaatctactaattaatttctctCCTAATTTCAAAAGCTAAAAATCTACGATACAAAGAGAtctttcataaatatttttataaaattaaaaaattaattaacagtcCTTCCCCattataaggattaaatagaaaaaattaattaacagaaTCCTTCCAcgctataaaaactaaatagaaaaacatgtgaaatattaattaataaaatttttaaattttaaaaatattttaatatattttttaaaatcgaatatcatctaataactttttttatattaaattagtttttttatattaaatttactcTTTGCAAGGACTAAGAGATTAAATCTAGCGGAAAGAAGACGTTTGGCTGACAAATAGCTCCTTCGTCTTCGACCCTTAGGTCACTAAAAGTGCCCCAATCTATTTATCTAACTCTTGACTTGTGTAATTTTAACTAGTATGTCAATATTCTACAGGAGACTTAGAAAATAAACATATCAGAGAAATGATTTGCTTCAagcttaaaataaaaaataaataaatgaaaaaaaaatcctcTGTTTCggacaaaacaaaaaaaagctgcaagaaagaaaaaacaaagaTGAACGTGACAGCATTTCAAGCGGTTCAGCTGTCGCTATTATACACAAGATTATGCCAATCGATTCCTGTAAAGCTTTCCCTGTGTTTAAAAAGAGTGTTATAACAGTAATACCAATTTCTACAGGATATTCTTCAAATCGCAGTGAGGAAACTTTTCGGGTATAATATAATTCAAcccatgaaaaaaaattattcaacaaCAGCGATCTTGCCAACTGATTTATCCTTCTTCAGAAAGTTCATTGGCGAATTGAAGCAAGTTCATTGCCAACAGATACATATACTTgacaataaaattgaaaataaacaataatatagCTATCTATGTAATGAATATGTCATTAAGCCATTAACATCCTAGAATCAGTCAATATGGATTACATAAACTGATGAACAACCCAGATCAGATAGGAAGAGACAGAACTCAAGTTCGGAGAAAAATAAACTTGCCTCCTAGAATCGGCAAAATCTACTATATCCTCATTGATGACTACATCATCATCTCTTtgctaaagaagaaaaagaagaaaactaacTCCAATCTTGAATCCTGTATCTTGTCGACTTCATTATTCTTACCTTTACAACCTCACTCCCCACGTATATTTGTATCTGCAAAATTCATGGGTATATATCAGAAATCAGTTTAGTTACCACTATACATCAACTTCTCCTGCCTTGTGCAGCCTACCAGTCCAACTATGGCTCTCTGATTTGTCATCATCTTCCGCTTCCCCGCTGTTGCCTCCGGTACTAGATATACCTTTGGCATACCCACATGCATGGAAGGGTCCTTGCGGAGAATTAGACTCCGAAATGCTCGGTTTTGAGGGGTCTTTGCAGTGATCTTGAGCCATCCATAAGCCACTTGCTTGGCAAGCAGCCGAAGAAGCTGGAAGTTTACGTATATGAAGCCTGTATTTCTGCTCACACATAAAACATAGTTAGTATAGTTCTTGTATAACAGAAACAAACTGCGAAAAGTGTTCTCTGAATAGAAGAACATACTTGCAAGTGACTCTTAACTTCGTCATTTGTCAggccatcaacttgcataagtTCTCTTATCTGTTTGGGAGTAGCCACTGCAAAGCAGAATAATCTAATCAGAGTTGAACAATGATCAATTCAACTAGAAAATCCAAATCACTCATAATTCACATATCAGCAGATCTTTGTAATTgcaatttattcaaaaaaaattgcAGCTTTTTGGCAATTTCATCCTTTACTCAAATATACAACAATCCCTTTCTACAATTGTCataaatagagaaaataatGATAAGTTTCTAACCTTGAGATCCACCAAGTTGTTGAAGAGCATCAACAAAACGCCGATGAAGCTCCGGCGACCAGCAGCGCCTCTGTTTCTTGTAAGAAGGATGTTCTTGCTGGTGTTGCTGCAGTTGTTGAGGTTTATTGTGCATCTTCGTTTGAATATTGGCATTGCATTTTGAAATCAAATTGCAGGAACCCAATTGAGATACTGGAGTCATAAGAGAGAGATCAGTAACTCGAGACACAACCTCTTTCTCCTCCTTTCTTTCAGTTCCTTCAAACACAGAAAGTGCCTTAAACGGCATAAATGCTCCTCCTTTGCTTTTGTAATTACACAACTGAACTGGGTTCTCACAAGTGGACtgatcatcatcttcttcactTCTCTGtggtttaagaaaaaaaatcccatctttcaaaatcataaaaatgcattttttgcttgttttagaacaaaaagaaaattcaattatttcaatttaccTGTTTGGTTTCTGATTTTGAGTCATGTTGCTTGGAATCAGAGTTGATATTGTTAGTATTCCAAAGTTGAACAGAACTCATCCAGTTCTTCTTATCACTCAAATCATTTCCCATGTTTCCTCCTCCATCTCCTCCAGAATTTTCTTTCACTGATACAAACTCCTGTTTCCCAGTTCGATCCTCACCCTCCAATTCCTTACACTGCAATGCCTCCTGCTTCAGCCTCACAATAGCTACAAACCCACAAATCAAAcacccaaaataataaaaacccaTCTCCAAAATCACAAAATCAAAACAAATCCAAACAGAAAAAACCTCAAAAACCATACCATCGTTCAAGAGAAGCATGCAAAGAGGGAGCTCACGTTTAAAAGCATCAATCTTTCTCATCTCATCTTCTAATTTCTTGATATAATCATCAAGCTTTGATAACTTCCTTCTGCTATCTTTAATCCCGGAAATCTCCATAAGATACTCACTAATCGTTTTGGGTACATAAACCAAGCTCAAATCCAAGCTCAGCTCCATTTTCCTCTCCCTTTCTTTTGGGTTCTTATCTCTTATTTCCTCCGAGATTATCTGCGTATTTTAGTTTCTAACATAGCCCAGATAAACACGCTAAATGAACAGGAAAGAGAAAGGCGACTGGTCTCTCTCTatataaagagagagagagagagagagagagagagagagagagagatgaggaaagaaaataaactcAGATTCAGGGACCAGAAGATTCGGTTACTCACATTTCGGGCCGTCGCATATTTAAGTAAACTAGGGTGAATCGGCGACTTGTAAGAGTAAAATATATTAAGAGTTGAGTGAATCGGCGAGTTGTCGAATTTAACGGGTTGGGAATCTTTTAGATAACGTGTACACGCGGCGAATTGTCGTTAAACAAGAGATGGATAAAAAGCAGGGAGAGAAAATTAACTGTTGTTTGAATGAGAGGATAAATTAGGTAgacaaaaaatcaaataaataatgtgtttatttaaatattattttaaaaatagaaagattattttttaaaaatataataaatattaaatttatttttattccacaCTTTCCCTCATTtatctaaataatttattttatataaaatacttgctcttataatttttatttattttatttttcatacatattaaaaaaataatatttttattaattttttaattatatttattttaaaatatattaaattttattaaatattaaaaaatttaaaaaaaatattttaaaaataaaataaaataaaataattaaactatatattattttaatataaattaaattataaacactaaactaaaaataattaaactataaaatattttttttatattttagataaaattcatttttatatattttaaatctttAATAAACTAGATCATCTAATAACTTGTCGTGTAGCGTTCCTTTGGCGTCCAAGATTCCCTGCGGTGGGTAAGGTTTAGCGATCGCAATGAAAAAGGGTGCAAAAGTCTTTTGACTTATGCTATCGCTGCTTTGGAAACAAAATTTAGTGCCCATCTTCTGGTTCTTGGAAATTACCTTAGCGACCTTTTCTTTTCTGAGAATTACCTAAACTTACTTCTTTTAGCACAATcaacaaaatttaattaatatacttAAAAGATATTAATGGCTATAAAaagcaaaaaatttaattttaactaataatttatttctatcATGCTGTTAGTTgcgtttattaaatttaatgtcaaTTAATAATTCTTTAAATATAGAGTAtatcaattaaaagaataacgTAGCTtggttatatttttattgaaaaatttataatttaatttttagatattatcattattaacatgtcaatttttatatttttaaaaatttattaaaacgtctttttgtcatcaacaaaatagtcattccgtcattctattaaaattagataaaataagaaagagataatttttaaattttaattttatcctcAATTAAAATCCCTTATTTAGTCtttggatattgttattattaataagttagttcctatatttttaaaaatctattaaaatgtctttatcttttttcatatctattaaaacattattATCATTTCTGTCCGTTAATGAAATAttctctatcttttctcatatctattaaaatgttcttatcaTTTTGTTCCATTAACAAAATAGTCTCTTCTCATTGTTTCTTTCCGTTAACAAAATCGTCTCTccgtatatttttataaatctattaaaatgtccttatcttttctcatatctattaaaatgtccttatcattttttttaacgaaatagtccctcctcctcctcctcttcctcttcctcctcctcttaaaaaaagaagaagaagatgataatgatgaaggagaagaagaaaatgatgatgatgaaagagaagaagaagaagaaaaagaagaagcagaaaaagaagaagaagaagaagcagaagcagaagcagaagcagaagaagaaggagaaaaagaagcagaagtagAAGAAGTATAAGCAAaacaagaagcagaagcagaagaagaaggaataattgatgaaaaaaaaataaggagaaggaagaggaggaaaagaagggggtaatttaatcttttattatatttttaatggtaaaaatggAAGGAaaaactattttgttgacgaagagaaaagataaggacgttttaatagatttctaaaaatacataaactgacttgttaataatagcaatattaagagactaaattataaattttccttatttttttaattttattatattcattttttactttcttaatttttcaattttttaagaaaaaattgttattattattactattatttcttttattttttaaaataaatataagaaaaataaaaaaatatttttcatattccttttatttataataatatataaatttagttattataactctatttattattatcttatttttaaaatatattttaatatttaataaaatttaatatatttaaaatgggtatagttaaaagttaataaaaaattattatattttttaatatataaaaaataaattagataaaaattattaaacgaaattagtaaaaaaataacttattttaaaaaacaataggagcaatatttttataaatttattta
Coding sequences within it:
- the LOC110629050 gene encoding transcription factor HHO5 isoform X2 produces the protein MELSLDLSLVYVPKTISEYLMEISGIKDSRRKLSKLDDYIKKLEDEMRKIDAFKRELPLCMLLLNDAIVRLKQEALQCKELEGEDRTGKQEFVSVKENSGGDGGGNMGNDLSDKKNWMSSVQLWNTNNINSDSKQHDSKSETKQRSEEDDDQSTCENPVQLCNYKSKGGAFMPFKALSVFEGTERKEEKEVVSRVTDLSLMTPVSQLGSCNLISKCNANIQTKMHNKPQQLQQHQQEHPSYKKQRRCWSPELHRRFVDALQQLGGSQVATPKQIRELMQVDGLTNDEVKSHLQKYRLHIRKLPASSAACQASGLWMAQDHCKDPSKPSISESNSPQGPFHACGYAKGISSTGGNSGEAEDDDKSESHSWTDTNIRGE
- the LOC110629050 gene encoding transcription factor HHO5 isoform X1, encoding MELSLDLSLVYVPKTISEYLMEISGIKDSRRKLSKLDDYIKKLEDEMRKIDAFKRELPLCMLLLNDAIVRLKQEALQCKELEGEDRTGKQEFVSVKENSGGDGGGNMGNDLSDKKNWMSSVQLWNTNNINSDSKQHDSKSETKQRSEEDDDQSTCENPVQLCNYKSKGGAFMPFKALSVFEGTERKEEKEVVSRVTDLSLMTPVSQLGSCNLISKCNANIQTKMHNKPQQLQQHQQEHPSYKKQRRCWSPELHRRFVDALQQLGGSQVATPKQIRELMQVDGLTNDEVKSHLQKYRLHIRKLPASSAACQASGLWMAQDHCKDPSKPSISESNSPQGPFHACGYAKGISSTGGNSGEAEDDDKSESHSWTGRLHKAGEVDV